GACACCCATGCCGACCAGTATCAAAACAACAATAATCAGCAGGACGAACTGGACGACGCCGTGGAAAATCCAGGTTAATAGCGCCTTCCCCCAGGTCGTTTTAAATATCGCCTTTATCACCACCAGAGAAACGAGCAGGCCGATAATCCATCCCGGGGCGTTTATCACCGCCGCCAGCACCCAGATGAGAACGCTGGAGACCAGGGCGGCCCAGAAGGACTTCATAAACGTCGCGTTCTCTACCCCGGAGATCTTCGCCCCGATCCAGATGAAAAAGGCGGACACCATCGTGGCGACCACCACCACCCCCAATACAAGCAGGAACAACACCCCGGCGCCCAATGCAAGCAGCTCCATCCATACCTCCTCTTCAGAGACACTAATACGCGATCAGTATGCGCTCCCCCATCACGAAGAGCCCCCGGTAGCTTTCCTTCCCGTCCAGCCTGAGGCGAAAAAGGACCCTCCCCTCCGCGTCATATGCCGCCGCGTACCCGGTAAAAACCTGGGGAAGCGGGGTCAGCGCCACGATCCACACGTCCATTCCCAACTCGACGTGTGCATCCGGCATATCGGACACCCGAACGTATATTTCCCCGGCGACGACGATGGTCATCATCTCCTCGCCCCGAAGGAACGAGCCGCCCTCCCAGGCATACAGGGATGAAACAAACCCATCGGCGGGAGCGGTGACAATTGCCGCGTCGAAGCGGCCCTCCATCAGGGCCAGGGTGTCACGGGCTTCGTCGTATTCTCTCTTCGCCGCCTCGGATTCGACCCGGGCCCGCTCTTCCAGGCGCTCGGCAAACTCCCGCTCGCCCTCTGTCCGGACAAGCTCCATCCGGGCGACGGCCCCCCGCTCGTACATGGAGCGGGTCCAGATATGTCTCCCTCTGGCGTATTCGAGCTGATCGATCGCGGACTCAAGCGACATCTCCGCGGCATCCAGTTCCGCCTTTGCCGCCTCCAGCCGCCCCCTGGCGTTATCCAGGGCGGTTCCTGTGCTTTCCGCGTCAAGTCGAATCAGCAGATCCCCCGTCCTCACGGGGTCTCCGATCTGAACAAGCACCCGCTCCACACCGGCCGTGGTGCCTGCCGAAACGGGGACGGCCCGCCATGTCAACTCACCCGCGACGGCGTGCCGGGGACATCCGGATACACGCGGCGAAAGGATGACCGTCGCTGCGAGCACAAGCGCCGCCGCACACAGCCCGACCGCAACGATTGTGACCGCATACCGCCCAATATTGTAATCCATCACCTTCAAAAAGAAAAGCCCTTTTTCTTGGAGGAACCGCCGGCCCTCAAATGAAAACGGCCCCGGGAGATGTATCCGGGGCCGAGTGAATATGACGGCACGGTGAACCTACTTCTTCATCTTTTCCATTTCCTTGGCCCGAAGCTCTTTTCTGAGTATCTTCCCCACCGCGCTCTTGGGAAGATCGTCGATGAACTCGATGACCTTCGGAACCTTGTAGGCCGCAAGCTTCTCCTTGCAGTACTCGATCATCTCTTG
This is a stretch of genomic DNA from Candidatus Zymogenaceae bacterium. It encodes these proteins:
- a CDS encoding biotin/lipoyl-binding protein — encoded protein: MDYNIGRYAVTIVAVGLCAAALVLAATVILSPRVSGCPRHAVAGELTWRAVPVSAGTTAGVERVLVQIGDPVRTGDLLIRLDAESTGTALDNARGRLEAAKAELDAAEMSLESAIDQLEYARGRHIWTRSMYERGAVARMELVRTEGEREFAERLEERARVESEAAKREYDEARDTLALMEGRFDAAIVTAPADGFVSSLYAWEGGSFLRGEEMMTIVVAGEIYVRVSDMPDAHVELGMDVWIVALTPLPQVFTGYAAAYDAEGRVLFRLRLDGKESYRGLFVMGERILIAY